In one window of Orcinus orca chromosome 17, mOrcOrc1.1, whole genome shotgun sequence DNA:
- the LOC125961680 gene encoding metabotropic glutamate receptor 7-like, with protein sequence MCVWVQAGERAASTVRPKQELSLRLRPAIPRFPGDLETPNRRAILALSPVLGCWRARAASHRARARARRAGRGTQERTAPQAGRRRGTPHPRRLPFPGRPYPPRPQETLGFPGGAHPKGPGLRRARHRPLECRRHHRSRGSSMVQLGKLLRALTLMKFPCCVLEVLLRALAAAARGQEMYAPHSIRIEGDVTLGGLFPVHAKGPSGVPCGDIKRENGIHRLEAMLYALDQINSDPNLLPNVTLGARILDTCSRDTYALEQSLTFVQALIQKDTSEVRCTNGKPPVFVKPEKVVGVIGASGSSVSILVANILRLFQVDGRYGIRKRM encoded by the exons ATGTGCGTGTGGGTGCAGGCGGGCGAGCGAGCGGCTTCTACAGTGAGACCGAAGCAGGAGCTCAGCCTTCGCCTGCGACCTGCAATCCCCAGATTCCCTGGGGACCTCGAAACTCCCAATCGGAG AGCCATCCTCgctctctccccagtgctgggctgtTGGAGAGCTCGAGCTGCAAGCCACCGAGCGCGAGCTCGAGCGCGGCGCGCTGGCCGGGGAACCCAAGAGCGCACGGCGCCCCAAGCTGGCAGGCGCCGCGGGACCCCCCACCCTCGCCGGCTGCCCTTCCCCGGGCGCCCCTACCCTCCTCGCCCGCAGGAGACCCTGGGCTTCCCCGGAGGAGCTCACCCCAAGGGGCCAGGACTCCGGCGAGCCCGCCACCGTCCCCTCGAGTGCCGCCGCCACCACCGCAGCCGCGGGAGCAGCATGGTCCAGCTGGGGAAGCTGCTCCGCGCCCTGACTTTGATGAAGTTTCCCTGCTGCGTGCTGGAGGTGCTTCTGCgcgcgctggcggcggcggcgcgcggccAGGAGATGTACGCCCCGCACTCCATTCGGATCGAGGGGGACGTCACCCTCGGGGGGCTGTTCCCGGTGCACGCGAAGGGTCCCAGCGGAGTGCCCTGCGGCGACATCAAGAGGGAGAACGGGATCCACAGGCTGGAAGCGATGCTCTACGCCCTGGACCAGATCAACAGCGATCCCAACCTGCTGCCCAACGTGACGCTGGGAGCGCGGATCCTGGACACTTGTTCCAGGGACACTTATGCGCTCGAACAGTCGCTCACTTTCGTCCAGGCGCTCATCCAGAAGGACACCTCCGAAGTGCGCTGCACCAACGGCAAGCCTCCGGTTTTCGTCAAGCCCGAGAAAGTAGTTGGAGTGATTGGGGCTTCGGGGAGTTCGGTCTCCATCCTGGTAGCCAACATCCTGAGGCTTTTCCAG GTTGATGGGCGCTAcgggataaggaaaaggatgtga